The Sphingopyxis fribergensis DNA segment ATTATCATATCGAACTCGAGCGCGAGCTTGCCGATCTCCATGGCAAGGAAAGCGCGCTCCTCTTTACGTCGGGCTATGTGTCGAACGACGCCACACTGGCGACGCTCGGCAAGCTCCTGCCCGGCTGCGTGATCTTTTCGGACGAACTCAATCACGCCAGCATGATCGCGGGCATTCGCAACGCGGGATGCGAACGGAAGATCTTCCGCCATAATGATCTGGCGCATCTCGAGGCGCTGCTTGCCGAAACCGACCCCGCGCGGCCCAAGCTCATCGCCTTCGAGAGCGTCTATTCGATGGACGGCGACGTCGCACAGATCGCCGCGATCTGCGATCTGGCTGACCGCTATCAGGCTCTCACCTATCTCGACGAGGTCCATGCCGTCGGTATGTATGGACCCCGGGGCGGCGGAATATCGGAACGCGACGGCGTTGCGCACCGCATCAGCGTGATCGAGGGGACGCTTGCCAAGGCTTTCGGTGTCATGGGCGGCTATATCGCCGCCGACCGCGCGATCGTCGACTGCATCCGCAGCTATGCTCCTGGGTTCATCTTCACCACCTCGCTGTCGCCGGTCCTCGCCGCCGGCGCGCTCGCCAGCGTCCGCCATCTGAAGGCATCGACGGACGAACGCGAGGGCCAGCAGGCGGCCGCGCGGCGGCTCAAGTCGCTGTTTCGCGCCGCGGGGCTGCCGGTCTTGCCGAGCGACACGCATATCGTGCCGCTCCTCGTGGGCGATCCCATCCAGGCCAAGGCGCTCAGCGACCATCTGCTCATCGAGCATGGCGTCTATGTTCAGCCGATCAATTTTCCAACGGTGCCGCGTGGAACCGAGCGGCTTCGCTTCACGCCCGGGCCACTGCACGGCGAGGATGAAATGAAAGCGCTGACGGCGGCGCTCGCCGCTTGGTACTTTCCATATCGCATGCCGATCGCCGCGTAATGAACCGGGCAATCCTGTCTCCTGATCTCGGGAAGCGCCTTGATACTGCGCGGGCTTCAAAGGCTTCCGTGCCAACAAGCCGTGAAATGACCGAAAAAAACGCCGGGTTGCCGCTGTCGGAGCTGGCCCGCGGGCCTGAGCTTTGCGCGCGCTCGCCGGGAGGCGGAAGATCGTGGCGAGGCAATTACGCATTGGCAGGAAGTCGTCTTCCTTACGATGCTGCTCATTTTTGCATGGCTCGGCCGCAGTCTATTTCCCATCCCCGTTGAAGCCACCGCAAAGTTCGAGCTGATCGACAAAGCGCATGCAAACGATGGCCGGTTGCGGCGGCGCCTTTCACAGCGATGCGGCGATTTGCAAGCCGAACCTCTTCTCCAATCCTCCGCCGTCGAGGCGGGTGGGTTCGATTAAGCTTGCCTTTGCAATCTCGCTGACCGCGCCGACCGCTCAATTAGCCGGAAAGCGCATTTATGTTCCGGGTAGATTAGCCATTTGCGCCGGCGTCGCCATCGGCTCTTGCCGATCTTTTCGCTCCGAATAACGGTCAACCAGCTGATCGGCATGGCTGCGGGTCAGCACGGTGAACCGTACCAGTTCCTCGGCGACGTCGACAATCCGGTCATAATAATTCGATGGCAGCATGCGGCCCGCTTCGTCGAACTCCTGATAGGCTTTCGCCACGCTCGACTGGTTGGGGATTGTAATCATGCGCATCCAGCGGCCAAGGATACGCAGCGTGTTCACGCTGTTGAAAGACTGCGAGCCCGCCGAGACCTGCATTACCGCGAGCGTTCGCCCCTGTGTCGGGCGGAGGCCCTTGTAGGCAAGCGGCAAATGATCGACCTGGGCCTTCATGATGCCGGTAATCTGGCCGTGACGCTCGGGGCTGCACCAGACCTGGCCTTCTGACCAGATCGAATGCTGGCGCAGCTCCTCAACCGCCGGATGATCGTCGTCAGCGACCTGGTCTGGAAGCGGAAGGTCGGACGGGTCGAAGATGCGCGTCTCGCAGCCGAAAAGCTGGAGCAGGCGCGCGGTCTCCTCGACGACGAGCCGCGAGTAGGAGCGCTCGCGAAGCGACCCGTAGAGTAGGAGGATGCGCGGCGCCGGATCGAGCGGGCCAAGGCCGAGGCCGGGCGAGGACCGGATAAATTCGGGACGCAGCGCCGGAAGATGGTCGGGATCGGCGAGCGTGCGCAGGCGGGAAAAGGCCGTGCCGGACATAATGGTCAACCTTTCGCTGGAGTGGTCGCGGGAAACCAGCGCCGTCCGAACCAGAAGGCGACGCTCACCAGCAGGATGAGTACTGGGACCTCGACAAGCGGCCCGATGACCGCGGCGAAGGCGACCGGCGAGGCAAGGCCAAAGGCTGCGATGGCGACAGCGATCGCAAGCTCGAAATTATTGCCCGCCGCCGTGAAGGCGACCGCGGTCGTGCGCGGATAATCGGCTTCGATAAGCTTCCCCATCCAGAAGCTGATGACAAACTGGACGACGAAATAGATGGTGAGCGGGATCGCGATCCGCACAACGTCGCCCGGAATGGTGACGATCTCGCCGCCTTTGAGACTGAACATGGCAACGATCGTGAAGAGCAGCGCAACTAGCGTGATCGGTGCGATCCTTGGCAGGAAGCG contains these protein-coding regions:
- the hemA gene encoding 5-aminolevulinate synthase; this translates as MRYDQIFSDAISRLHDEGRYRVFVDILRDRGAYPGARCFDAAGEARPITVWCSNDYLGMGQHPEVLEAMEAAIADVGAGSGGTRNISGNTHYHIELERELADLHGKESALLFTSGYVSNDATLATLGKLLPGCVIFSDELNHASMIAGIRNAGCERKIFRHNDLAHLEALLAETDPARPKLIAFESVYSMDGDVAQIAAICDLADRYQALTYLDEVHAVGMYGPRGGGISERDGVAHRISVIEGTLAKAFGVMGGYIAADRAIVDCIRSYAPGFIFTTSLSPVLAAGALASVRHLKASTDEREGQQAAARRLKSLFRAAGLPVLPSDTHIVPLLVGDPIQAKALSDHLLIEHGVYVQPINFPTVPRGTERLRFTPGPLHGEDEMKALTAALAAWYFPYRMPIAA
- the arsH gene encoding arsenical resistance protein ArsH — protein: MSGTAFSRLRTLADPDHLPALRPEFIRSSPGLGLGPLDPAPRILLLYGSLRERSYSRLVVEETARLLQLFGCETRIFDPSDLPLPDQVADDDHPAVEELRQHSIWSEGQVWCSPERHGQITGIMKAQVDHLPLAYKGLRPTQGRTLAVMQVSAGSQSFNSVNTLRILGRWMRMITIPNQSSVAKAYQEFDEAGRMLPSNYYDRIVDVAEELVRFTVLTRSHADQLVDRYSERKDRQEPMATPAQMANLPGT